The following proteins are co-located in the Amblyraja radiata isolate CabotCenter1 chromosome 8, sAmbRad1.1.pri, whole genome shotgun sequence genome:
- the LOC116976112 gene encoding centromere protein J-like, producing the protein MMESELVQDSAPLTAQELSPTLNCKPNISRTSDLSQQVKTNSANVQEDAQSRQLQDKLLQLETDIDRFKAENTTLAKLKEKQAIAMENLRKRMDQFEHEKTEKIVRLEVYKKEELKKLNEERMVSEKNSQTNGASDKRDHEEMEFLKKQLGQLQEDLKKTESKWSLAHNCLHNKIDSLTKENFELRDELKVVECHQQESVKRNETPSLISSKFKTLVADAIIRGTSQTTQQSHGSCSTTPTGRRMPLERSQTPVNTELKLSEEMLRMAEVQKRQMQEIQERPPSHLRSRSATPTGRKTPFQDRSTTDPKQSFQRPTSNHQRGLEGKLHTSSLNQNVFQRANSARCAKGVQSSNAGSTADNSCTHSQTVEHISMAGSQGYVAKQQEIKATGATETPSRLQNRPPSGCRSRSATPSGRKTPLDGRQIGFDLEQKVSRPSSVLSRRESTCFKSNVTQDDVREEIQYPDGKLEQFLTNGNRMITFRNGTRKEVSGDGQSVTITFFNGDVKRFMPDQKVIYYYADAKTTHTTFPNGIEMLQFPNNQIEKHYPDGKKEIIFPDQTVKHLFPDGYEKSIFPDGTVVHLQKNGDKIIEFTNGQREIHTVQYKRREYPDGTIKTVYSNGRQETKYSTGRVRIKDKDGNIVSDKK; encoded by the exons ATGATGGAATCTGAACTGGTGCaagattctgctcctctcactgcaCAGGAATTATCTCCAACACTTAATTGTAAACCAAACATATCaagaacctcagatctctcccagCAGGTGAAAACAAACAGTGCAAATGTTCAAG AAGATGCGCAGTCAAGACAACTCCAAGACAAACTTCTACAACTCGAAACGGATATTGATCGATTTAAAGCAGAAAATACAACCTTAGCCAAACTAAAGGAGAAACAAGCGATAGCCATGGAAAATCTCAG AAAACGAATGGATCAGTTTGAACATGAGAAGACTGAAAAGATCGTTCGACTAGAAGTGTACAagaaggaggaactgaagaagtTAAATGAAGAAAGAATGGTGTCTGAAAAAAACTCACAAACCAATGGTGCTTCTGATAAGAGAGACCATGAAGAAATGGAG TTCTTGAAAAAGCAACTTGGCCAGCTCCAGGAAGACTTAAAAAAAACCGAATCGAAATGGTCTCTTGCACACAACTGCCTTCACAACAAGATTGATTCATTGACCAAAGAAAACTTTGAACTGCGAGATGAGTTGAAGGTTGTTGAATGTCATCAGCAGGAGTCTGTAAAAAGAAATGAGACCCCCAGCCTAATCAGCAGCAAGTTTAAAACACTG GTGGCCGATGCCATTATTAGAGGTACGTCACAAACAACTCAACAGAGCCATGGAAGCTGTAGTACAACTCCAACTGGAAGGAGAATGCCTCTTGAAAGAAGTCAGACCCCAGTGAATACTGAACTGAAG CTTTCAGAAGAAATGTTGAGGATGGCTGAAGTGCAAAAAAGGCAAATGCAAGAAATCCAGGAGAGGCCTCCCAGCCATTTAAGAAGCAGAAGTGCCACACCGACTGGACGGAAGACACCCTTTCAGGATAGATCAACAACTGACCCGAAGCAG AGTTTTCAACGGCCCACATCAAATCATCAAAGAGGACTTGAGGGGAAGTTACACACATCAAGCTTAAATCAAAATGTGTTCCAAAGAGCAAACTCTGCTCGATGTGCAAAGG GTGTTCAGTCTTCCAATGCAGGTAGCACGGCGGATAACTCATGCACGCATTCACAAACAGTGGAGCACATCTCGATGGCTGGGTCCCAGGGCTACGTTGCTAAACAACAG GAAATAAAGGCCACGGGTGCGACTGAGACACCGTCCAGATTGCAAAATAGACCTCCTTCAGGCTGCAGAAGTCGCAGTGCAACTCCAAGTGGGAGGAAGACACCTTTGGATGGTAGACAAATAGGCTTTGACCTTGAACAGAAG GTGTCACGGCCAAGTTCTGTTTTATCAAGAAGAGAAAGTACTTGTTTTAAGAGTAATGTGACACAAGATGATGTCAGAGAAGAAATCCAATATCCAGATGGCAAG TTGGAACAGTTCCTGACAAATGGAAATCGAATGATCACCTTTCGGAATGGCACAagaaaggaggtcagtggagatggtcAGTCTGTCACCATCACATTCTTCAATGGGGATGTGAAACGATTCATGCCAGACCAAAAAGTG ATTTACTACTATGCTGATGCAAAGACTACTCACACTACCTTCCCAAACGGAATAGAGATGCTACAATTCCCCAATAATCAGATAG AAAAACATTATCCTGATGGTAAGAAGGAAATAATATTTCCAGACCAAACAGTGAAACATCTCTTTCCTGATGGTTATGAAAAGAGCATATTCCCAGATGGTACAGTTGTGCATTTGCAAAA AAATGGAGATAAAATTATTGAATTCACCAACGGGCAGAGGGAGATCCACACGGTCCAATACAAAAGGAGGGAGTATCCTGATGGCACCATAAAGACTGTGTATTCTAATGGGCGCCAGGAAACAAAATATTCCACTGGTCGTGTTCGAATAAAAGACAAAGATGGAAATATCGTCTCAGATAAAAAGTGA